A region of the Emcibacteraceae bacterium genome:
TGTATATTGGCCATATCCTTATAAACTTCAGCGACTTCAACATTTTTTATAAAATTATCCAGCACTGCTACGGCACCGGCCTTGTCGTCTTTTTCAAGCGCAAGTTCTGCTTTTTTAAAAGAAGCAACAATTTCATATCCATCTACGCCGCTGGCGATAATCGGATCAAGAGCACTGCTAAGATTATCCCCTGACAATTTTAGGGCGTCTGTATAGGCTTCTGCCTGTTTATTATATTTGCCTTCAACGACATAAGTATAAAGTGAACGCCCGGCAACGACCAATACGATCCCGACAGCCATGCCGATCACCAGCTTGCCATATCGCTTCCATAAATCACTTATCTGTTTGTGGCGAATGTCTTCTTCGACTTCGCGAATAAACGCATCTGACACCTGCGTCTCCTGTTCTTCTAATTAAACAAAATTTATATAGGCGACAAAATAGCCGACCTTATCCCATAAGGCAATCAACCATTGCTTATAAACGCAATTAATTTGGCCTAATTAAGGCTTACTCCCATTCAATTGTTCCGGGTGGTTTAGACGTAATATCATAGACAACGCGGTTTATGCCGCGAACTTCATTAATGATACGTGTGGAAACATGCCCGAGAAATTCATGTGAATATGGATAATAGTCTGCGGTCATACCATCTGTTGAGGTCACTGCCCGCAGGGCACATACATACTCATATGTTCTGGCATCGCCCATAACCCCAACCGTTCTGACCGGAAGAAGCACTGTAAAGGCCTGCCAAATTTCATTATAAAGCCCGGCTTTTTTAATTTCTTCCAGATAGATAACATCCGCTTTTCTTAAAATATCGCATTTTTCTTTCGTCACAACACCTGGCACACGAATGGCAAGCCCCGGTCCCGGAAACGGATGACGTTCAATAAAGGCTTCAGGCAGTCCCAGCTCACGCCCCAGTGCCCTAACCTCGTCTTTGAACAGCTCACGAAGCGGCTCAACCAGCGCCATATTCATCCGCTCAGGAAGTCCGCCAACATTATGATGCGATTTTATCGTTACGCTGGGCCCACCGGTGAATGACACGCTTTCAATGACATCAGGATACAGGGTTCCCTGTGCCAGAAAATCAGCGCCACCGATTTTTCTTGCCTCTTCCTCGAAAACATCAATGAACAGTCCGCCGATTATTTTTCTTTTCTTTTCCGGATCATCAACGCCGGCAAGTTTGCCCAGGAATAGATCTTCTGCATCCACATGGACCAGATTAATATGGTAATGTTCCCGAAACAGGCTGACAACCTGATCGGCTTCATTGGCGCGCATCAGGCCATGATCAACAAATACGCAGGTTAACTGATCACCAATTGCTTCATGAAGCAGCACTGCTACAACAGAGCTGTCAACACCGCCGGAAAGTCCGCAAATGACCCTGCCCGTGCCAACCTGATCGCGGATTTTGGCAATTTCCGTTTCCCTGAATGATGCCATCGTCCAGTCACCGGTGCAGCCAACTATTTTTTTAACAAAATTATCAAGCAGTTTTGCCCCGTCCGTCGTGTGAACCACTTCCGGATGAAACTGAACACCGTAAAATTTCTTTTCTTCGTTGGCGATTGCGGCAAATGGAGCATTACCACTGGTGGCGATTACTTTAAAGCCTTCCGGGATAGCGTCAATTTTATCACCATGGCTCATCCAGACCTGATGTTTGGTCCCTACGTCCCAGAAACCTTCAAACAATGGACTATCGGCTTTAATTTCAATAAAGGCGCGACCGAATTCACGTTCATCCGATGTCTGAACGCGCCCACCCATCTGCTCACACATGGTTTGTTCACCGTAACAGATCCCCAACACCGGAACGCCCATTTTAAAGACCGCTTCCGGTGCGCGCGGCGTGTCGGTATCATAAACAGAATTTGGTCCGCCGGAGAGAATAATCCCTTTCGGATTAAATTTTTCAAGTATTTCTTCGGCTTTATTAAAGGGAATTATTTCCGAATAAACACCACTTTCTCTTACCCGTCTTGCAATAAGCTGGGTCACCTGTGAGCCAAAATCAATAATTAAAATCCGGTCAGTCATAACGCTCATTCATCTCTTTCAATTGCTTTTGCTGTTTATATCTGTTTTCTCTAAAATTGCTACAAAAAAACCGTCAGTTCCGCGGCTGTAAGGGCTAAGCTGTAAGGTTCCTTCCAGCTGTTCAATACCATTTTTTCTAATGGGAATAAGTGCAGCATCATCATGTTTTTTAAGAAACGCTTCCACCTGATCCTCGTTTTCAGATTTTAAAATGGAACATGTCATATATGCGACCCGCCCACCCGGTTTTACGGCTTGCCAGGCTTCCTCAAGCAA
Encoded here:
- a CDS encoding tetratricopeptide repeat protein: MSDAFIREVEEDIRHKQISDLWKRYGKLVIGMAVGIVLVVAGRSLYTYVVEGKYNKQAEAYTDALKLSGDNLSSALDPIIASGVDGYEIVASFKKAELALEKDDKAGAVAVLDNFIKNVEVAEVYKDMANIQAAIIELDTAPTDAIRSRLSLILNGETSFKYLAAEIIALSELNSGDNEAAKTSLQALIANADVPASVKNRAEQYLSVIE
- the guaA gene encoding glutamine-hydrolyzing GMP synthase, which codes for MSVMTDRILIIDFGSQVTQLIARRVRESGVYSEIIPFNKAEEILEKFNPKGIILSGGPNSVYDTDTPRAPEAVFKMGVPVLGICYGEQTMCEQMGGRVQTSDEREFGRAFIEIKADSPLFEGFWDVGTKHQVWMSHGDKIDAIPEGFKVIATSGNAPFAAIANEEKKFYGVQFHPEVVHTTDGAKLLDNFVKKIVGCTGDWTMASFRETEIAKIRDQVGTGRVICGLSGGVDSSVVAVLLHEAIGDQLTCVFVDHGLMRANEADQVVSLFREHYHINLVHVDAEDLFLGKLAGVDDPEKKRKIIGGLFIDVFEEEARKIGGADFLAQGTLYPDVIESVSFTGGPSVTIKSHHNVGGLPERMNMALVEPLRELFKDEVRALGRELGLPEAFIERHPFPGPGLAIRVPGVVTKEKCDILRKADVIYLEEIKKAGLYNEIWQAFTVLLPVRTVGVMGDARTYEYVCALRAVTSTDGMTADYYPYSHEFLGHVSTRIINEVRGINRVVYDITSKPPGTIEWE